The following nucleotide sequence is from Capra hircus breed San Clemente chromosome 16, ASM170441v1, whole genome shotgun sequence.
GGtgcccttcccaccccaccccgtgtCCTTGTGTCCCATCATCTGGCCCTGCTGCTTTCAGCATCTTCCCAGGTCATCCTGTGCAGACAGGGCACACAGAGCTGACACCCTTGTTTTTCTGGCTTTTGCCGGCTGCTGGCACCTGGTCCACTCGGCCTGGTCTTAGCCAGCAGGGACaggagtggggctggggggcagggccagaggaagggatcCAAGGAAAGGCATGTGGGTGCCTCCTGGGGGGGCAAATCGTGGCACATGAAAGGCTATGCTCTGTGaggagctgtagtccatgggcagGTTCCTGCCTGCCTGGCTTTATCTCCTGGGAGGGAGGACAAGTCAGAGGCCCTGGCAGTTGGCAGGGGCTGAAGGCTGCTGGGACACAGGCTGTGGCAGGCAGGGCCTCCCCCTAAGTTGCTGGGTAAACAGTGTGGAGAGCTGGCCCTTCGCCTGGCCCCCAGAGGCCCcccccttccctgccctgcccctctctCCCCCGCCCCAACTGCAGTTCGAGCTACCAACCATCCTGGAACAGATCTCCCACCTCAGCTCCTTCGGAAGGAGTTTCATGGAAGGGCCTGTGGCTGGGCCAGGACAGCATACAGAGGACCCCCAGCCGGAGGACTGGACTGGGGCCAGCCTGGGCCTCCAGCAACCATGCCTGATTCATGTTCTTTCCAGATGGACTCTGGGGTCTCAGAGCCTGGGGAGCAGGGCCTGACAGAGGCAGGGCCGGAGCAGGAACTGCGGTGGTTGGATCTAGGCTCCGAGGAGGCTCTGGGAGCTGGGACTCAGGGGCCCAGCACCCCACAGGCCTGGGGGCACCTGCTGCAGGCTGTGTGGAAGGGTCACACGGGCTTGGTGACACAGCTGCTGCGGCAAGGGGCCAGtgtggaggagaggtgagccccGGGGCAGGACCAGGTATCTTCGCAGGTATCTGGTGGGGTGGTGGCTGCTGTCCCTTCAGTGGCAGGGGGAAGCAGCGGTTCCCAGTAGGTAGAGGGGGTCCTTCCTGGGCAAGGGTAGCCAGTTTGAGTTTCTTTCCCCAGCAGGGGACAGGGGTCGGGGACAGTGGCCTGGTTCCGAATCcagccctcaccctcaccccccaTGCCTGCCCCACAGGGACCCCGCGGGCCGGACTCCGCTCCACCTAGCTGTATTACGCGGCCACGTGTCGCTGGTGCGTCTCCTGCTGCAGCGCGGGGCTCAGGTTGGAGCCGCAGACCGCGCGGGACGCACACCGCTGCACGAAGCTGCCTGGCACGGGCCGTCGCGGGTGGCAGAGCTGCTGCTGCGGCGCGGGGCGCCGGCGAATGCACGCTGCCTGGCCGGCCTCACACCGCTGCACTGGGCCGCCGCGCTGGGCCGCACGCTGATGGCTGGGCACCTGCTGGCGGCGCCGCAACCGGGCCCGACAGCGGCAGACGCGCGCGGCTGGACGGCGGCGCACTGGGCGGCCGCGGGAGGCCAGCTGGCGGTGCTCGAGCTGCTGGGGGCGAACGGTGGCGTGCGCCTAGATGGCGTCCTGCTCGTGGCGGCCGAGGCTGGGCGCGCAACTGCGCTTCGTCTCCTTCTGGCTCAAGGGGCGCTGGTAGACGCCCGGAACGGTGTGGGGGCCACTGTGCTGGGCGTCGCGGCCAGCCTGGGCCGCCAGCAGGTAATCCTGGCCCAGCCTCCGATAGAGCGGGTGGCGGAAAGGGGCCAGCTGCCAACCCCCGCCGCCCTTGGATATTGACTCCTGGAAGCCCACGGAGGGAGCAGGGTGGCAGCACCAATATTTATTGTGCAAGGGGCAAGCCTATTTCAGCCAGCAGGGAGGATGGGCGGCAAGCAAGTCAGGACCATTAGGGGGCAGTGGTAGTCTCCAAGTAGAGCCTCTTCCGGTGTCATGCCTGAGTGCTAAGTTGATTCAATTGTGCCCTACtatttgtgactctatggaccatacctctccaggctcctctattcgtgggattcgccaggcaagaatactggagtgggttgccatgccctcctccaggggatcttcctgacccagggatcaaacccgcatctcttatgtctcctgcattggcatgcaggttctttaccacagtgccacctgggaagcccacataggtgctatttgttgttgttgttcagtcgctatgttgtgtctgactctttgcaaccccatggactgcagcacaccaggcctccctgttcctcactatctcctggagtttgcccaagttcatgtccattgagttggtgatgctttccaaccatctcgtcctctgctgccctcttctccttttgccttcaatctttcccagcatcagggtgacCAAATAAGGAAGCAGTGTCAAGAAAGGAGAGCCCAAGGGCAGCTGGGTGTTATGTGGTTAACACTAgcccctgcccccttctcttccaggaCATGGAGGTGCTGCTTGAGTACGGGGCAGACCCAAGCCTCACAGACAGGAATGGCCGCTCTCCACTCCACAGGGCTGCTGCTGGTGGACATCTGCTTGCCGTCCAGCTGCTGGCTGCCTGGGGAGCAGAGGTGGATTCTCGGGACCTGTTGGGCCTCACCCCCCTGCACCACGCTGCCCGGGGAGGCCACATAGAGGTCACTGGCCACCTCCTGGACAGGGGTGCAGAGGTCAATGCCGCTGGCTGGCTCCACAAGACCCCCCTGCATCTCGCCATGGAGCATGGCCATGGCCCCACCGCAGAGCTTTTGCTGAGCCGAGGGGCCAGCCCCACCCTGCGGACACGGTGGGGGGATATGGCCCAGGACCTGTGGCCTGCCCTCTGTGGAGAGCAGGAGGAGTCCTAGGGGCACAGGTCCCTGGGGTGGCAGGGCCAAAGCAAGACGAAAGGCTCTGGGCTTCCATTGGCCTTCAGGGTGCGCTCAGGCTTCTCTCCACTGGTGCAGGGGAGAAGAGCCCAGAGGTTCCTAGAGGAGACAGAGGCAGTGGCTGGAGCCTGAGCAACAGATATGTCGCTGGGCCTGGAGCAGCTCCACTGACTCCCAGAGCCACTCACCCCTGCAGCTCAGGCCTTCTCCACTCTCTGCAGTGGAGAGCCTGAGTCGTGACAGAACTGACCGAAACCCGATGGTCTCCGCTTTGCCTCTCCACCGTGGGTGTGTCACCCTGGGTGTGCCCTCTGTGCACGCTGACGCTCTTACTGTGTTTCCTTAGATTCAGTGTTTGTCTGTTAGCGCCCGCTCACAAATGATGGGGCCAAACGAACGGCCAGCTGTTCTCCTCTCCCCTGCCACCTTACCCACCCCTGAACTGCTTTCTCTCATGTGTCAGCTGACGTCCTCCTGCCCAGAATCACCCAGGGCCAGACATGCTTCTGTGCACCAAGGCCCAGTGGATTATCACACAAACCAATCCCGAACTGTTTCCCTGCCCTACCCTGCCGTTCCTGCCAGAACCCCAGTAAAGGCCTGAGCCTTCCCAGGGCCCCTGCTTCTGCCTCCCGGTCGACACCAGTGCTCCTGCCCATGTCCCTGTGCAGCGTGGTGTGCCCCACACCTTTGGCGACATAAGGCATAAGAATCTGTTTTCAATGGCTTTATCCTCTccctgtcactcagtcatctctgcagTACAACAGATAGAGAGGGACAGCTGTCTCTGATTGCCCACCACTGTATCCTCAGAGAAAACCAGTGCCCTTATTCTATTTTTCTAGAAGAAAAGCTCTAGAGGACAGATTCTATCTTTCAAAAGTGAGAGTTGTGCCAAAGTAGCGTCTCTGTGTGGCAGCCCTGGGAGCACTTGGATTTTACTCACAAGATAATGTAAACCTTTGGAGAGTTTGTGTTCCTGTGACATGGTCTCTTTGGTTCCAGGCCTGCAAGTGCCGAGTGGACCATATCTAGGAAGGGGGAACCCTGGAGACCAGTGAAATGGTGACAGCACAGCAGTGGAGGTGGGAGAAGCAGGCAGAATTTGGGTGATTCTGTGGGCACAGCCCTCTGGACTTGCTGATGGTTGAACATGGGGGGCCGGGGAAAGGGAGACATAAAAATGACTCCTAGAGAGGCTGGGCTAGGTGGAGGGGTGGGTGAGATGAGATGCGGGGAAAGGTGGGGCTCGAGTGACATCTCTGGAGCCATCAAAGTAAGGATGGTTGTGCTTTGTTGGCTGCAtagtgtggcatgtaggatctatagcatcctagttccctgaccagggatggaaccccctgccccctgcagtggaagcatggagtcttaaccactggaccgccagagaagtcccaggctGGTTTTTAAAGCTGCAGGATGGACCTATAACCAATCTCCAGCACAGCCTGTGGGCTCAGCCTCAGAGTACACCCCTAGACTGACTCTCACCTCTCCCACTGCATCCACCACATCCAGGCCAGCAAGTCAGCTTTGCCTGCCCCCAACCTAACTGATCTTCTGGTTTAACCTGTGACTCCCGGGGGCTCTTAGAACAATAGCCATAATCCTATGGCATGATCCCCCAGGGGCTTCCTCTCATGGAGTGTAGACCAAACATAGTGTATGGTGTTTGTTGATACCCCAGTGATCTTGGCTGTTGAATGCACTCCTTCCAGTGGGATCCCCTTGTTCTTCCCATCCAGAGCTGGAGTCTGGGTCTCCTCCTTTTGAGCAGACTTTTGTGACGAGTCCAGTGCCCTAGCACTGCCAAAGCGATGCTGTGTGACCTTCCAGGGTGGGCTGAAAAGGTGACCAGGCTGCGTTGTCCTGCCCTGTGGCCACCATACTATGAAGAAGCCCGTGGTACCCAAGACAGCAGAGTCCTTCCTCGACATCCAGGGCCCATATATTCTCACCAGCCTCAGTTTCTGGCCTCTGGCAGCTGACTTGCTCCCTGGCCCTGGACCTGCACTGGCTCTGCTCCCACCACTCTGGCCTTTTGCTGACCTTGCCCATACTGGGTCTGGCACATGCTGACCCTTTGCCTGGCTGAGTCAACACTTCCTTGTCGCTGGACCACCACCCTCTGGATGCATCCTTCCAACACTATCT
It contains:
- the ANKRD65 gene encoding ankyrin repeat domain-containing protein 65 gives rise to the protein MPDSCSFQMDSGVSEPGEQGLTEAGPEQELRWLDLGSEEALGAGTQGPSTPQAWGHLLQAVWKGHTGLVTQLLRQGASVEERDPAGRTPLHLAVLRGHVSLVRLLLQRGAQVGAADRAGRTPLHEAAWHGPSRVAELLLRRGAPANARCLAGLTPLHWAAALGRTLMAGHLLAAPQPGPTAADARGWTAAHWAAAGGQLAVLELLGANGGVRLDGVLLVAAEAGRATALRLLLAQGALVDARNGVGATVLGVAASLGRQQDMEVLLEYGADPSLTDRNGRSPLHRAAAGGHLLAVQLLAAWGAEVDSRDLLGLTPLHHAARGGHIEVTGHLLDRGAEVNAAGWLHKTPLHLAMEHGHGPTAELLLSRGASPTLRTRWGDMAQDLWPALCGEQEES